In Melitaea cinxia chromosome 11, ilMelCinx1.1, whole genome shotgun sequence, a genomic segment contains:
- the LOC123657689 gene encoding uncharacterized protein LOC123657689, producing MFRVLMYLIVFVVVNSVDGRIFDKRKCPEVRAVPHFDLSQMLGNWYVVEYYASAEEALSYSCMKAVFTEDDHVQAEDGSIEWTPGVTMNFTYRFADDPLGENLLGNITWKIDMNEPAHWTHSEITYDGIYNTYVLDTEYKTWMLLLHCAEQREGARYLSAFVLSRKTSLPKNVMAYLRDKLPRYDVDIQYVFPIPHENCTDKPAKSDYTPILVEVGSNAPKKPGVSYNVAFGH from the exons atgtTTCGAGTGTTAatgtatttaatagtttttgttgTGGTAAATTCGGTGGACGGGAGAATATTTGACAAACGAAAATGTCCGGAAGTTAGAGCTGTACCACATTTCGATTTGTCTCAG ATGCTTGGCAATTGGTATGTAGTAGAATATTACGCTAGTGCTGAAGAAGCGCTGTCTTATAGCTGCATGAAGGCTGTCTTCACTGAGGACGATCATGTTCAAGCTGAag aCGGTTCCATCGAATGGACGCCAGGAGTAACAATGAACTTTACTTATCGCTTTGCTGATGATCCTCTCGGCGAAAATTTATTGGGAAATATAACTTGGAAAATTGACATGAACGAACCAGCGCATTGGACTCACTCTGAAATTACTT atgATGGCATTTACAACACCTATGTGCTAGACACAGAGTATAAGACTTGGATGTTGCTACTCCACTGCGCTGAACAGCGAGAGGGAGCAAGATATCTCAGTGCGTTCGTGCTGTCTAGAAAAACATCACTACCTAAAAATGTTATGGCGTACTTGAGAGACAAATTACCAAG ATACGATGTGGACATCCAATACGTATTTCCAATTCCTCACGAGAACTGCACTGATAAACCAGCGAAGTCCGACTACACGCCCATTCTCGTTGAAGTTGGCAGCAACGCACCAAAGAAACCAGGTGTCAGCTACAATGTCGCGTTCGGGCATTGA